In one Cronobacter dublinensis subsp. dublinensis LMG 23823 genomic region, the following are encoded:
- the csiE gene encoding stationary phase inducible protein CsiE: protein MMTLLCPPPSVLSSPQRRCQVLLMLYLPGQTITPESLGRLNGVDGAIARQDIAETGDEIQRYHRLSIITQQDGSYRIEGTALDRRLCLLHWLRRALRLCPQFIQQHFTPALKSELRQHGIATALYDDTNLHALVNLCARRLNRQFEARDVQFLRLYLQYCLVQHHYGLTPEFTEPQQLWMRARAEFLAAQEIVRHWQRRVAQSPHVNEHCFLALLFMMLRTPDPLRDAHPEDHRLRQAVGSLIARFRELSGMAFSDEQGLADQLYIHLCQALDRSLFGIGIDNALPEEINRLYPRLMRTTRKAFDRFEEEYQVAFSDEEVGLVAVIFGAWLMQEADLHEKQVLLLTGNDAQLEADIEQQLRELTLLPLNIKHLTLHTFQQEGAPKEVALIVTPYTTSLPLFSPPLIHATLPLGEQQQQRIREILEA from the coding sequence ATGATGACTCTGCTCTGCCCTCCACCATCTGTGCTTTCCAGTCCGCAGCGCCGCTGCCAGGTACTTTTAATGCTCTACCTGCCGGGCCAGACCATCACGCCAGAAAGCCTGGGCAGGCTCAATGGCGTCGACGGCGCCATCGCCCGTCAGGACATTGCCGAAACCGGCGACGAAATTCAGCGATACCACCGGTTGAGTATTATCACCCAGCAGGACGGCAGCTACCGGATTGAAGGCACCGCGTTAGACAGACGTCTGTGCCTGCTGCACTGGCTGCGCCGGGCGCTGCGCCTGTGCCCGCAGTTTATCCAGCAGCATTTCACGCCTGCGCTGAAAAGCGAACTGCGCCAGCACGGCATTGCAACGGCGCTGTATGACGATACGAATTTACACGCGCTGGTCAACCTCTGCGCGCGCCGTCTGAACCGTCAGTTCGAAGCGCGCGACGTACAGTTCCTGCGCCTCTACCTGCAATATTGCCTGGTGCAGCACCATTACGGCCTGACGCCGGAGTTCACCGAGCCGCAGCAGCTCTGGATGCGCGCCCGCGCGGAGTTTCTCGCCGCCCAGGAGATCGTGCGCCACTGGCAGCGCCGCGTCGCCCAGTCGCCACACGTCAACGAACACTGCTTCCTGGCGCTGCTGTTTATGATGCTGCGCACGCCCGACCCGCTGCGCGACGCGCATCCGGAAGATCACCGGCTGCGCCAGGCGGTCGGCTCGCTTATCGCCCGCTTTCGCGAGCTTTCCGGCATGGCCTTCAGCGATGAACAAGGGCTTGCCGATCAGCTCTATATCCATTTATGTCAGGCGCTTGACCGCAGCCTGTTCGGCATCGGCATCGACAATGCGCTGCCGGAAGAGATTAACCGCCTCTACCCTCGCCTGATGCGCACCACCCGCAAAGCGTTTGACCGCTTTGAAGAGGAATACCAGGTGGCGTTTTCCGATGAAGAGGTGGGTCTGGTGGCGGTGATTTTCGGCGCGTGGCTGATGCAGGAGGCGGATCTGCATGAGAAACAGGTGCTGCTGCTGACGGGCAACGACGCGCAGCTTGAGGCGGACATTGAGCAGCAGCTACGAGAACTTACCCTGCTGCCGCTTAATATTAAACATCTGACGCTGCATACCTTCCAGCAGGAAGGCGCGCCAAAAGAGGTGGCGCTGATTGTGACGCCGTACACCACCTCGTTGCCGCTTTTCTCGCCGCCGCTGATCCACGCCACGCTGCCGCTTGGCGAACAGCAGCAGCAGCGCATACGGGAGATTCTGGAGGCTTAA
- a CDS encoding 3-phenylpropionate MFS transporter: MVLHSTRWLALSYFTYFFSYGIFLPFWSVWLAGVGVAPETIGLLLGSGLVARFLGSLLLAPRVKDPSRLVFALRLLATLTLVFALGFWFGHQTAWLFVILVGFNLFFSPLVPLTDALAATWQRQITMDYGRVRLWGSLAFVIGSALTGKLVSSYDYRAILALLSLGVASMLIGMMLKPSVMPQGEARHNEAAGWPVWRKLVSENWRFLACVSLLQGAHAAYYGFSAIYWQGQGYSASVVGYLWSLGVVAEIVIFALSKKLFSRFGARDLLLLSGVLGIIRWGLMGWTTALPWLIVAQILHCGSFSICHLAAMRYIAAREGSEVIRLQSVYSAVAMGGGIAVMTVFAGFLYQHLAGGVFWVMALVALPALFLRPKVAARA, encoded by the coding sequence ATGGTTTTGCATTCCACGCGCTGGCTGGCGCTCAGCTATTTCACCTACTTCTTTAGCTACGGTATTTTTCTGCCCTTCTGGAGCGTCTGGCTCGCGGGCGTCGGCGTCGCGCCGGAAACCATCGGTCTGCTGCTCGGCTCAGGCCTCGTCGCGCGCTTTCTCGGTAGCCTGCTGCTGGCGCCGCGCGTGAAAGATCCCTCCCGCTTAGTCTTCGCACTGCGCCTGCTGGCCACACTGACGCTGGTTTTCGCGCTCGGCTTCTGGTTCGGGCATCAGACCGCCTGGCTGTTTGTCATTCTGGTCGGTTTTAACCTCTTTTTCTCGCCGCTGGTGCCGCTCACCGACGCGCTCGCCGCCACCTGGCAGCGCCAGATAACGATGGACTACGGGCGCGTGCGCCTGTGGGGATCGCTGGCGTTTGTGATTGGCTCCGCGCTCACCGGCAAGCTCGTCAGCAGCTACGACTACCGGGCGATTCTGGCGTTGCTGTCGCTTGGTGTGGCCTCGATGCTTATCGGGATGATGCTGAAGCCGTCCGTGATGCCGCAGGGCGAAGCGCGCCACAATGAGGCCGCGGGCTGGCCGGTGTGGCGCAAGCTGGTTAGCGAAAACTGGCGCTTTCTCGCCTGCGTCAGCCTGTTGCAGGGCGCGCACGCCGCCTATTACGGCTTCAGCGCGATTTACTGGCAGGGGCAGGGCTATTCCGCCTCGGTGGTGGGGTATCTCTGGTCGCTCGGCGTGGTGGCGGAAATTGTCATCTTCGCGCTCAGTAAAAAACTCTTCAGCCGGTTTGGCGCGCGCGATCTGCTGCTGCTCTCCGGCGTGCTGGGGATTATCCGCTGGGGACTGATGGGGTGGACGACCGCGCTGCCGTGGCTCATCGTGGCGCAGATCCTGCACTGCGGCAGCTTCTCCATTTGCCACCTGGCGGCGATGCGCTATATCGCCGCGCGCGAAGGCTCAGAAGTTATCCGCCTGCAGTCGGTGTACTCCGCCGTGGCGATGGGCGGCGGCATCGCCGTAATGACCGTGTTCGCGGGCTTCCTTTACCAGCACCTCGCGGGCGGCGTGTTCTGGGTGATGGCGCTGGTCGCGCTTCCCGCGCTGTTCCTGCGCCCGAAAGTGGCGGCGCGCGCTTAA
- a CDS encoding carboxymuconolactone decarboxylase family protein yields MTSSRYDTGLARLAEIDGAAGQKVIKALADIAPDLGRYVIEFGFGDVYSRPGLSLKSRELATVAALTALGHAQPQLAVHLHAALNVGCTREEIIEVIIQMSLYAGFPAALNAMFTAKAVFAEAGV; encoded by the coding sequence ATGACTTCATCACGTTATGACACAGGACTTGCGCGACTGGCGGAAATCGACGGCGCGGCAGGGCAGAAGGTGATTAAAGCGCTGGCCGATATCGCCCCCGATCTGGGGCGCTACGTTATCGAGTTCGGCTTCGGCGATGTCTACAGCCGCCCCGGGCTGTCGCTGAAAAGTCGGGAACTAGCGACGGTCGCTGCGCTCACCGCGCTTGGCCACGCGCAGCCGCAGCTGGCGGTCCATCTGCATGCCGCGCTGAACGTCGGCTGCACGCGCGAAGAAATAATCGAAGTGATTATCCAGATGTCGCTGTACGCTGGCTTCCCGGCGGCGCTGAACGCCATGTTTACCGCCAAAGCGGTGTTTGCTGAAGCGGGCGTGTAA
- a CDS encoding MerR family transcriptional regulator, translated as MRIQEFSTLTGLSVHTLRYYEKLGLLVPARNASGHRDYRRADLDWVAFIKRLKETDMPLEAIQRYAHLRAQGDATAAERRELLAQHAQHLEARLAQQAEHLARLKEKMAYYDQTLLKNSA; from the coding sequence ATGCGCATACAGGAATTCTCAACGCTGACCGGCCTTAGCGTGCATACGCTGCGCTATTACGAAAAGCTGGGGCTGCTGGTGCCTGCGCGCAACGCGAGCGGGCACCGGGACTATCGGCGTGCCGATCTCGACTGGGTCGCGTTTATTAAACGCCTGAAGGAAACGGATATGCCGCTTGAGGCTATCCAGCGTTACGCGCATCTGCGCGCGCAGGGAGACGCGACCGCGGCCGAACGGCGTGAACTGCTGGCGCAACACGCTCAGCATCTGGAGGCGCGGCTCGCGCAACAGGCCGAGCATCTGGCGCGCCTGAAAGAGAAGATGGCGTATTACGATCAGACGCTGTTAAAAAACAGCGCTTGA
- the glyA gene encoding serine hydroxymethyltransferase, with product MLKREMNIADYDAELWQAMEQEKVRQEEHIELIASENYTSPRVMQAQGSQLTNKYAEGYPGKRYYGGCEYVDIVEQLAIDRAKELFGADYANVQPHSGSQANFAVYTALLQPGDTVLGMNLAQGGHLTHGSPVNFSGKLYNIIPYGIDESGKIDYEDMAKQAQTHKPKMIIGGFSAYSGIVDWAKMREIADSIGAYLFVDMAHVAGLIAAGVYPNPVPHAHVVTTTTHKTLAGPRGGLILAKGGSEELYKKLNSAVFPSAQGGPLMHVIAAKAVALKEAMEPEFKTYQQQVAKNAKAMVEVFLNRGYKVVSGGTENHLFLLDLVDKNLTGKDADAALGRANITVNKNSVPNDPKSPFVTSGIRIGSPSVTRRGFKEAEVKELAGWMCDILDNINDEAVIERVKGKVLDICARFPVYA from the coding sequence ATGTTAAAGCGTGAAATGAACATTGCCGATTATGATGCCGAACTGTGGCAGGCTATGGAGCAGGAGAAAGTTCGTCAGGAAGAACACATCGAACTGATCGCCTCCGAAAACTACACCAGCCCGCGCGTCATGCAGGCTCAGGGCTCTCAGCTGACCAACAAATATGCCGAAGGTTATCCGGGCAAACGCTACTACGGCGGCTGCGAATATGTGGATATCGTTGAGCAGCTGGCGATTGATCGCGCAAAAGAACTCTTTGGCGCAGACTACGCCAACGTCCAGCCGCACTCCGGCTCCCAGGCGAACTTCGCGGTCTACACCGCGCTGCTGCAGCCGGGTGACACCGTGCTGGGTATGAACCTGGCGCAGGGCGGCCACCTGACGCACGGCTCCCCGGTTAACTTCTCCGGTAAGCTCTACAACATCATCCCTTACGGTATTGATGAGTCCGGCAAAATTGATTACGAAGACATGGCGAAGCAGGCGCAGACCCACAAACCGAAAATGATCATCGGCGGCTTCTCTGCTTACTCCGGCATCGTTGACTGGGCGAAAATGCGTGAAATCGCCGACAGCATCGGCGCGTACCTGTTCGTTGATATGGCGCACGTGGCGGGCCTTATCGCCGCAGGCGTTTACCCGAACCCGGTTCCGCATGCGCATGTCGTGACCACCACCACCCATAAAACCCTGGCGGGCCCGCGCGGCGGTCTGATCCTCGCCAAAGGCGGCAGCGAAGAGCTGTACAAAAAACTCAACTCCGCGGTGTTCCCGAGCGCGCAGGGCGGCCCGCTGATGCACGTTATCGCAGCGAAAGCGGTCGCGCTGAAAGAAGCGATGGAGCCGGAGTTCAAAACCTACCAGCAGCAGGTCGCGAAAAACGCCAAAGCGATGGTGGAAGTGTTCCTGAATCGTGGCTACAAAGTGGTCTCCGGCGGTACGGAAAACCACCTGTTCCTGCTGGATCTGGTGGATAAAAACCTGACCGGTAAAGACGCTGACGCAGCCCTCGGCCGCGCCAACATCACCGTCAACAAAAACAGCGTGCCGAACGATCCGAAGAGCCCGTTCGTCACTTCCGGTATCCGTATCGGTTCTCCGTCAGTGACTCGCCGCGGCTTCAAAGAAGCGGAAGTTAAAGAGCTGGCTGGCTGGATGTGCGACATCCTGGACAACATCAATGACGAAGCGGTCATTGAGCGCGTCAAAGGTAAAGTGCTGGATATCTGCGCACGTTTCCCGGTTTACGCGTAA
- the hmpA gene encoding NO-inducible flavohemoprotein produces MLDSQTIAVVKSTIPLLAQTGPKLTAHFYDRMFTHNPELKEIFNMSNQRNGDQREALFNAICAYATNIENLAALLPAVEKIAQKHTSFNIKPEQYNIVGEHLLATLDEMFSPGQEVLDAWGKAYGVLAGVFINREAEIYQSNAQKTGGWEGTRPFRIVSKTPQSAMVTSFELEPVDDGPVADYLPGQYTAVWIKPEGFAHQEIRQYSLTRKPNGKSYRIAVKREGEGQVSNWLHQHAQPGDVIALAAPAGDFFMQVDPQTPVTLISAGVGQTPMLAMLDTLASAQHPAQVNWYHAAESGDVHAFTDEVIALGAKLPHFISHIWYRVPSDADRSAGRYNSEGLMALHDHKAHVTTPGMQFYVCGPVKFMQFAAEQLVSLGVNKENIHYECFGPHKVL; encoded by the coding sequence ATGCTGGATAGTCAAACCATCGCCGTCGTGAAATCCACCATTCCGCTGCTGGCGCAGACCGGCCCGAAACTGACCGCGCATTTCTATGACCGGATGTTTACCCATAACCCGGAGCTGAAAGAGATCTTCAATATGAGCAACCAGCGCAACGGCGATCAGCGTGAAGCGCTGTTTAACGCCATTTGCGCCTATGCGACCAACATTGAAAATCTCGCGGCCCTGCTGCCTGCGGTGGAGAAAATCGCCCAGAAGCACACCAGCTTTAACATTAAACCCGAGCAGTACAACATCGTCGGCGAGCACCTGCTGGCGACGCTGGATGAGATGTTCAGTCCGGGCCAGGAAGTGCTGGACGCCTGGGGCAAAGCGTATGGGGTGTTAGCGGGCGTGTTTATTAACCGCGAAGCGGAGATTTACCAGAGCAACGCGCAAAAAACCGGCGGCTGGGAAGGCACTCGTCCGTTCCGTATCGTTAGCAAAACGCCGCAGAGCGCGATGGTGACGAGTTTCGAGCTGGAGCCGGTCGATGACGGCCCGGTGGCCGATTATCTGCCCGGCCAGTACACCGCCGTGTGGATCAAACCCGAAGGGTTCGCGCATCAGGAGATTCGTCAGTATTCGCTGACCCGCAAACCGAACGGCAAAAGCTATCGCATTGCGGTGAAACGCGAGGGCGAAGGCCAGGTGTCGAACTGGCTGCATCAGCATGCGCAGCCGGGCGATGTGATTGCGCTTGCCGCGCCCGCCGGCGATTTCTTTATGCAGGTCGACCCGCAAACCCCGGTGACGCTGATTTCCGCAGGCGTCGGACAGACGCCGATGCTGGCGATGCTCGATACGCTCGCGAGCGCGCAGCACCCGGCGCAGGTGAACTGGTATCACGCGGCGGAAAGCGGCGATGTGCATGCCTTTACCGATGAAGTCATAGCGCTTGGCGCAAAACTCCCGCACTTTATCAGCCATATCTGGTATCGCGTGCCGAGCGACGCCGATCGCAGCGCGGGGCGCTATAACAGCGAAGGGTTGATGGCCCTGCACGACCATAAAGCGCATGTGACCACGCCCGGCATGCAGTTTTACGTCTGTGGTCCGGTGAAATTTATGCAGTTCGCCGCCGAACAGCTGGTTAGCCTTGGCGTGAACAAAGAGAATATCCATTACGAATGCTTCGGCCCGCATAAGGTGTTGTAA
- the glnB gene encoding nitrogen regulatory protein P-II, with amino-acid sequence MKKIDAIIKPFKLDDVREALAEVGITGMTVTEVKGFGRQKGHTELYRGAEYMVDFLPKVKIEIVVTDDIVDTCVDTIIRTAQTGKIGDGKIFVFDVARVVRIRTGEEDDAAI; translated from the coding sequence ATGAAAAAGATTGATGCGATTATTAAACCCTTCAAACTCGATGACGTGCGTGAAGCGCTGGCGGAAGTCGGGATCACCGGGATGACGGTGACTGAGGTGAAGGGATTTGGTCGTCAGAAAGGCCATACCGAGCTCTATCGCGGCGCGGAGTATATGGTGGATTTCCTGCCGAAAGTGAAAATTGAAATCGTGGTGACCGACGATATCGTCGACACCTGTGTGGATACCATTATCCGCACCGCCCAGACCGGTAAAATCGGCGACGGCAAGATTTTCGTTTTCGACGTGGCGCGCGTGGTGCGTATCCGTACCGGCGAGGAAGACGACGCCGCGATTTAA